The following proteins come from a genomic window of Takifugu rubripes chromosome 11, fTakRub1.2, whole genome shotgun sequence:
- the serpinh1b gene encoding serpin H1b, whose translation MRAANIVVLSLLALLASAEDKKLSNHATTLADNSANLAFSLYHNMAKDKNVENILISPVVLASSLGMVALGGKASTASQVKTVLSADKLKDEHLHAGLSELLTELSDADKRNTTWKINNRLYGPSSVSFSDDFVKSSKKHYKYDHSKINFRDKRSAVNSINEWAAKATDGKLPEITKDVQNADGAMIVNAMFFKPHWDERFHDKMVDTRGFLVTRSHTIGISMMHRTGLYDFYDDEVNRIYVLNMPLGQKQASMILIMPYHLEPLERLEKLLSKKQVDTWISKMTNKAVAISLPKISVDVSHNIQKYLAELGLTEAVDKAKADLSNISGKKDLYLSNVFHASAVELDVDGNPYDTSIFGTEKLKNPKLFYVDHPFIFLVKDNKTNSIMYIGRVVKPKGDKMRDEL comes from the exons ATGAGAGCGGCTAACATTGTAGTTCTTTCTCTATTGGCCCTTTTGGCCTCTGCAGAGGATAAGAAGCTGAGCAACCATGCCACCACGTTGGCTGATAACAGTGCGAATCTGGCCTTCAG CCTCTACCACAACATGGCCAAGGACAAAAATGTAGAGAACATCCTGATTTCTCCTGTGGTGCTGGCTTCATCTTTGGGGATGGTGGCTCTTGGAGGAAAGGCCTCAACGGCATCTCAGGTCAAAACTGTCCTCAGTGCTGACAAACTGAAGGATGAACATCTCCATGCAGGCCTCTCTGAGCTACTGACTGAG TTGAGCGACGCTGATAAACGCAACACCACCTGGAAGATCAACAACCGCCTGTACGGTCCCAgctctgtctccttctctgaTGACTTTGTGAAAAGCAGTAAGAAGCACTACAAATACGACCATTCAAAGATCAACTTCAGGGACAAGAGGAGCGCCGTGAACTCCATCAACGAGTGGGCCGCCAAGGCGACGGACGGCAAGCTCCCTGAGATCACCAAGGATGTGCAGAACGCGGATGGAGCCATGATCGTCAATGCTATGTTCTTCAAGC CTCACTGGGACGAGAGATTCCACGATAAAATGGTGGACACCCGTGGTTTCCTGGTTACTCGCTCACACACCATTGGAATTTCAATGATGCATCGTACAG GGCTGTATGACTTCTATGATGATGAGGTGAATCGCATCTATGTGCTGAACATGCCCCTGGGCCAGAAGCAAGCCTCCATGATCCTGATCATGCCTTACCACCTGGAGCCTCTGGAACGACTGGAGAAACTCCTGTCCAAGAAGCAAGTGGACACCTGGATCAGCAAGATGACGAACAAGGCAGTGGCCATTTCCCTGCCCAAAATCAGTGTTGATGTCAGCCACAACATCCAG AAATACCTGGCTGAGCTCGGCCTGACGGAGGCTGTAGACAAAGCTAAGGCTGATTTGTCCAACATCTCTGGGAAGAAGGACCTCTACCTCTCCAACGTCTTCCACGCCTCGGCCGTAGAGCTGGATGTGGACGGAAACCCTTACGACACCAGCATCTTCGGTACAGAGAAGCTGAAGAATCCCAAACTCTTCTATGTGGATCACCCCTTCATTTTCCTGGTGAAAGACAACAAGACCAATTCCATCATGTACATCGGCAGGGTGGTTAAACCCAAAGGAGATAAAATGCGCGATGAGCTTTAA